One region of Blattabacterium cuenoti genomic DNA includes:
- a CDS encoding acyl-CoA reductase, with amino-acid sequence MIKTFDKLGCFLREVKKFYTHDKYISKNFLKFFPFFQKIIKKITIENNWFRIEDLLITFDQWGETLKKEKLECWINKYSFLIAKKSKKILVIMPGNIPMVGFHDFLCVLLSGHKIIIKLSKEDNLLIPFLCRIIIHEKPILKNMIKFTNNVFYEEFDYVIATGNNNTARYFEYFFRKYPILLRKSRTSVSVLQGDETEEELISLNQDILTYSGRGCRNVGKIFIPYGYDVHLILRKSFISEYITKNYKYTDNYRYYLSIYIMNEVSFQRNHFVLFKEEKNDHSPISVVYYEFYENLNQVRKIILEKKNHIQCIVSKNFLEKEIPFGKTQHPKLEDYADEIDTIEFLTGYFNMN; translated from the coding sequence ATGATTAAAACTTTCGATAAGTTAGGATGTTTCTTAAGAGAAGTTAAGAAATTTTATACACATGATAAATATATTTCCAAAAATTTTTTAAAATTTTTTCCTTTTTTTCAAAAAATTATAAAAAAAATAACTATAGAAAATAATTGGTTTAGAATAGAGGATTTATTAATAACTTTTGATCAATGGGGAGAAACTCTTAAAAAAGAAAAGTTAGAATGTTGGATTAACAAATACTCCTTTCTTATTGCAAAGAAATCTAAAAAAATTCTTGTTATTATGCCTGGAAACATTCCTATGGTGGGATTTCATGATTTTCTGTGTGTGCTTTTATCAGGACATAAAATCATAATTAAATTATCTAAAGAAGATAATTTATTAATTCCATTTTTATGTAGAATAATAATACATGAAAAACCCATATTGAAAAATATGATAAAATTTACAAATAACGTTTTTTATGAAGAATTTGATTATGTAATAGCTACGGGAAATAATAATACAGCCCGTTATTTTGAATATTTTTTTAGAAAATACCCTATATTACTCAGAAAAAGTAGAACATCTGTTTCTGTATTACAAGGAGATGAAACAGAAGAGGAATTGATTTCTTTAAATCAAGATATATTAACTTATTCAGGAAGGGGATGTAGAAACGTAGGTAAGATATTTATACCTTATGGATATGATGTTCATTTGATTTTAAGGAAATCATTTATATCCGAATATATTACAAAAAACTACAAGTATACAGATAATTATAGATATTATCTATCCATTTATATTATGAATGAAGTTTCTTTTCAAAGAAATCATTTTGTTCTTTTCAAAGAAGAAAAAAATGATCATAGTCCAATATCTGTAGTTTATTATGAATTTTATGAAAACTTAAATCAAGTAAGAAAAATAATTTTAGAAAAAAAAAACCATATACAATGTATAGTATCTAAAAATTTTTTAGAAAAAGAAATTCCTTTTGGAAAAACACAACATCCGAAATTAGAAGATTATGCAGATGAAATTGATACAATTGAGTTTTTGACTGGATACTTCAATATGAATTGA
- a CDS encoding shikimate dehydrogenase family protein — protein sequence MEHEKTKIYGLIGRDIKYSFSKRFFIEKFKNESIINVNYEIFDIPRIENVLFVFQNPYLKGCNVTIPYKTSIIPFLTKIMPKAKSIGSVNVVKIHNKCRTGFNTDVLGFEYSFKKDLNQFENKRNLKALILGTGGVSKTISFVLEKLQISYQYVSRKRKKSFLVYEDINQNLLKEYKIIINCTPVGTYPNINSCPSLPYQYISSEHYFYDLVYNPNKTLFLKKAEKKGALIKNGLEMLYIQAEESWNIWKNQIHEI from the coding sequence ATGGAACATGAAAAAACAAAAATTTATGGACTGATAGGAAGAGATATTAAATATTCTTTTTCCAAAAGATTTTTTATAGAAAAATTCAAAAATGAGTCTATCATCAATGTAAATTATGAAATTTTTGATATTCCCAGAATAGAAAATGTATTGTTTGTTTTTCAAAATCCTTATTTGAAAGGGTGTAACGTGACAATTCCTTATAAAACAAGTATTATTCCTTTTTTAACTAAAATTATGCCTAAAGCAAAATCTATAGGATCCGTAAATGTAGTAAAAATTCACAATAAATGTAGAACTGGGTTTAATACAGATGTTTTAGGATTTGAGTATTCTTTTAAAAAAGATTTAAATCAATTTGAAAATAAAAGAAATTTGAAAGCATTAATTTTAGGAACGGGAGGAGTTTCTAAAACAATTTCATTTGTTTTGGAAAAATTGCAAATTTCATATCAATATGTTTCTAGAAAAAGAAAAAAAAGTTTTTTAGTTTATGAAGATATAAATCAAAATTTATTAAAAGAATACAAAATTATCATCAATTGCACTCCTGTAGGAACATATCCTAATATAAATTCATGTCCATCTTTACCTTATCAATATATTTCTTCTGAACATTATTTTTATGATTTAGTTTATAATCCTAATAAAACTTTGTTTTTAAAAAAAGCAGAAAAAAAAGGAGCTTTAATCAAAAATGGATTAGAAATGTTATATATTCAAGCAGAGGAGTCTTGGAATATATGGAAAAATCAAATTCATGAAATATAA
- a CDS encoding deoxyhypusine synthase family protein translates to MKDSPITSFIKKYFLHFNALTLSEAAKAYKSHIQNNGKMMITLAGAMSTAELGKILSEMIRKDQVHIISCTGANLEEDILNLIAHSFYKRIPNYRDLTPNEEKNFLKKGYYRVTDTCIPEEQAFKKLQKYILKAWIKAQEKSERYFPHEYIYQLLLENILEPYYNINSEDSWVLAAAKKNLPLIVPGWEDSTIGNIFASYCMKKLFKPFLVKNGIEYMMYLAKWYQKESVKHKIGFFQIGGGISGDFPICVVPMLSQDIGFHPTPFWSYFCQISDSTTSYGSYSGAIPNEKITWGKLDEDTPKFIIESDATIVAPLIFAYILNM, encoded by the coding sequence ATGAAAGACTCTCCTATTACTTCTTTTATTAAAAAATACTTTCTTCATTTTAATGCTTTAACTTTATCAGAAGCAGCTAAAGCATATAAATCTCATATTCAAAATAATGGAAAAATGATGATTACATTAGCAGGAGCAATGAGTACGGCAGAATTGGGAAAAATTCTATCTGAAATGATACGAAAAGACCAAGTTCATATTATTTCTTGTACAGGAGCTAATTTGGAAGAAGATATATTGAATTTAATAGCTCATTCTTTTTACAAAAGAATACCTAATTATAGAGATTTAACTCCTAATGAGGAAAAAAATTTTTTAAAAAAAGGTTATTACAGAGTAACAGATACTTGTATTCCAGAAGAACAAGCTTTTAAAAAATTACAAAAATATATCTTAAAAGCATGGATCAAAGCTCAAGAAAAATCAGAACGTTATTTTCCTCATGAATATATTTATCAATTATTATTAGAAAATATTTTAGAACCCTATTACAACATAAACTCAGAAGATAGTTGGGTATTAGCTGCAGCAAAAAAAAATTTACCTCTCATAGTTCCAGGATGGGAAGATAGCACAATAGGAAATATTTTTGCTTCATATTGTATGAAAAAACTATTTAAACCTTTTCTTGTAAAAAACGGAATTGAATATATGATGTATTTAGCAAAATGGTATCAAAAAGAATCTGTTAAACATAAAATAGGTTTTTTTCAAATTGGAGGTGGAATATCAGGAGATTTTCCTATTTGTGTAGTTCCTATGTTATCTCAAGATATAGGATTTCATCCTACTCCGTTCTGGTCTTATTTTTGTCAAATTTCTGATTCGACTACCAGTTATGGATCTTATTCTGGAGCTATTCCTAATGAAAAAATAACTTGGGGAAAACTTGATGAAGATACTCCAAAATTTATTATTGAATCAGATGCAACTATAGTTGCTCCGCTTATTTTTGCATACATATTAAATATGTAA
- the ribD gene encoding bifunctional diaminohydroxyphosphoribosylaminopyrimidine deaminase/5-amino-6-(5-phosphoribosylamino)uracil reductase RibD → MKYKEIFMKRAIQIAKNGLGLTSPNPMVGCVIERNGFVLSEGCHYKKGMYHAEFLAINNIKNKCLFLDCTLYVTLEPCVHFGETPPCVDLIIRKNIPRVVVGIQDPCDKVKGLGIKKLKKYGIEVIENVLIDQCRVLNKRFFTFYEKKRPFIILKWAQSNDGFIYSENKKDNWISGIYARQLNHKWRSEEDGILVGKKTVLNDNPKLNVRKWFGKNPVRIFIDQKLSISNSYFILDSSQHTIVFTEKYQKNRKNIEYIQISFEEKIINQILNFLYKKKILSLIVEGGKKTLENFIKENIWDECRIFMCQKILKSGLKAPKIKGIISKKIDLDKDQFILKYPVKNSIVSISSA, encoded by the coding sequence ATGAAATATAAAGAAATTTTTATGAAAAGAGCTATACAGATAGCTAAAAATGGATTAGGACTTACATCTCCTAATCCTATGGTTGGATGTGTAATAGAAAGAAATGGGTTTGTTTTATCAGAAGGATGTCATTATAAAAAAGGAATGTATCATGCTGAATTTTTAGCTATTAATAATATAAAAAATAAATGCTTATTTCTCGATTGTACTTTATATGTAACCTTAGAACCATGTGTACATTTTGGAGAAACTCCTCCTTGTGTTGATTTGATAATTAGAAAAAATATTCCAAGAGTAGTAGTGGGGATACAAGATCCTTGTGATAAGGTCAAAGGATTAGGCATTAAAAAATTAAAAAAATATGGAATTGAAGTTATAGAAAATGTTTTAATAGATCAATGTCGGGTCTTAAATAAACGTTTTTTTACTTTTTATGAAAAAAAGCGTCCTTTTATCATATTAAAATGGGCACAAAGTAATGATGGTTTTATATATTCAGAAAATAAAAAAGATAATTGGATCAGTGGAATATATGCTAGGCAACTAAATCATAAATGGAGATCTGAAGAAGATGGAATTTTAGTAGGAAAAAAAACTGTGTTGAACGATAATCCAAAATTAAATGTTAGAAAATGGTTCGGAAAAAACCCTGTTAGAATTTTTATTGATCAAAAACTAAGCATCTCTAATTCTTATTTTATTTTGGATAGTTCACAACACACTATTGTATTTACAGAAAAATACCAAAAAAACCGAAAAAATATAGAGTATATTCAAATTTCTTTTGAAGAAAAAATAATAAATCAAATATTGAATTTTTTATATAAAAAAAAAATATTATCATTAATAGTAGAAGGAGGAAAAAAAACCCTAGAAAATTTTATAAAAGAAAATATTTGGGATGAATGCCGTATTTTCATGTGCCAAAAAATATTAAAAAGTGGACTGAAAGCACCTAAAATAAAAGGAATAATTTCAAAGAAAATTGATCTTGATAAAGATCAATTCATATTGAAGTATCCAGTCAAAAACTCAATTGTATCAATTTCATCTGCATAA
- the rpsU gene encoding 30S ribosomal protein S21 — MILITTVREGESIDKALKKCKKKFDKTRILKEFREKQQYIKPSEGRRNEILKAKYRERMKLKKEE, encoded by the coding sequence ATGATCTTAATTACTACTGTTAGAGAAGGAGAATCAATTGATAAAGCTTTAAAAAAATGTAAAAAAAAATTTGATAAAACTCGTATTCTAAAAGAATTTAGAGAAAAACAACAATATATAAAACCTTCTGAAGGAAGAAGAAATGAAATATTAAAAGCAAAATATAGAGAACGTATGAAATTGAAAAAAGAAGAATAG
- a CDS encoding 4Fe-4S dicluster domain-containing protein, whose translation MSIEITEKCINCGACELECPNQAIYEGGKKWRMSDGTSLKKNEILDPTIFQEPKKKDIYFIVSEKCTECVGFYEEPQCIIVCPVQCCIPDTKNYENKKDLLKKKNFLHGNLS comes from the coding sequence ATGTCCATAGAAATTACAGAAAAATGTATCAATTGTGGGGCTTGTGAACTCGAATGTCCGAATCAAGCAATTTATGAAGGAGGAAAAAAATGGAGAATGTCAGATGGAACTTCTTTGAAAAAGAATGAAATATTGGATCCAACCATATTTCAAGAACCTAAAAAAAAAGATATATATTTTATTGTTTCTGAAAAATGCACAGAATGCGTAGGGTTTTATGAAGAACCACAATGTATTATAGTTTGTCCAGTTCAATGTTGTATACCGGATACAAAAAATTATGAAAATAAAAAGGACCTTTTAAAAAAAAAGAATTTTTTGCATGGAAATCTTAGTTAA
- the rny gene encoding ribonuclease Y has translation MKINVGFSVLMGFLIGIITCYFFGKKTILKKYIQLLEKANFQAKKIIKNAEKEGESIKRKKMFQVKEKFIELKSKHEKDVFLREKRIIDIENKTKEKENRLSKEVEIYFKKNNRLEAQIHDYEKKYKILKKKQEEFENMHTQQMELLEKISNYSSEEAKNELIEILKGEAKAKAQTHIQNIIEESQLTAKMEAKKIVIQAIQRIGTEQAVENAVSVFNIESDDVKGRIIGREGRNIRALEKATGVEIIVDDTPEAILLSCFNPIRREIARLSLHKLVLDGRIHPARIEEIVEKTEKQIEEEIIEIGKKNIIDLGIHGIHPELIRMIGRMKYRSSYGQNLLQHSREVAHLSGILASELGLNSKLAKRAGLLHDIGKVPENESELPHAILGMQWAEKYGENMEVCNAIGSHHDEIEMKVLLSPIVQISDSISGARPGVRRNSFESYSKRLKNLEDIAFSFDGVKKAFAIQAGRELRVLVESDKIDDKKAFQLSCDITEKIKNEMTYPGQIKVTVIRETRAVQIAR, from the coding sequence ATGAAAATAAATGTTGGGTTTTCGGTCCTAATGGGGTTTTTGATTGGAATTATTACATGTTATTTTTTTGGAAAAAAAACTATATTAAAAAAATATATTCAATTATTAGAAAAAGCTAATTTTCAAGCAAAAAAAATCATAAAAAACGCAGAAAAAGAAGGAGAATCCATAAAAAGAAAAAAGATGTTTCAAGTAAAAGAAAAATTTATAGAACTTAAATCTAAACATGAAAAAGATGTTTTTTTAAGAGAAAAAAGAATAATTGATATAGAAAACAAAACAAAAGAAAAAGAAAATAGATTGTCTAAAGAAGTAGAAATTTATTTTAAAAAAAATAATCGTTTAGAAGCACAAATACATGATTACGAAAAAAAATACAAAATTCTTAAAAAAAAACAAGAAGAATTTGAAAATATGCATACTCAACAAATGGAATTACTTGAAAAAATATCTAATTATTCTTCTGAAGAAGCTAAAAACGAATTAATTGAAATTCTTAAAGGAGAGGCAAAAGCGAAAGCACAAACTCACATACAAAACATTATAGAAGAATCACAATTAACTGCAAAAATGGAAGCAAAAAAAATTGTTATTCAAGCAATTCAAAGAATTGGAACAGAACAAGCTGTTGAAAATGCCGTATCTGTTTTTAACATAGAATCAGATGATGTGAAAGGTCGTATAATTGGAAGAGAAGGAAGAAATATAAGAGCTTTAGAAAAAGCAACAGGAGTCGAAATTATTGTAGATGATACTCCGGAAGCTATTCTTTTATCTTGCTTTAATCCTATACGAAGAGAAATAGCGAGACTATCTCTTCATAAATTAGTTCTAGATGGACGTATACATCCAGCTAGAATTGAAGAAATAGTAGAAAAAACAGAAAAACAAATTGAAGAAGAAATAATAGAAATAGGAAAAAAAAATATTATAGATTTAGGAATTCATGGAATACATCCTGAATTAATCCGAATGATAGGAAGAATGAAATATCGCTCTTCTTATGGACAAAATCTTTTACAACACTCTCGTGAAGTGGCTCATTTATCAGGAATATTAGCTTCTGAATTAGGATTAAATTCAAAATTGGCAAAACGTGCCGGATTATTACATGATATAGGAAAAGTACCTGAAAATGAATCAGAACTTCCTCATGCTATTTTAGGAATGCAATGGGCAGAAAAATATGGAGAAAACATGGAAGTTTGTAATGCCATTGGTTCACATCATGATGAAATAGAAATGAAAGTATTACTATCTCCCATAGTACAAATTTCAGATTCTATTAGTGGAGCCCGTCCTGGAGTAAGAAGAAATTCTTTTGAATCTTATTCAAAAAGGCTAAAAAATTTGGAAGATATAGCATTTAGTTTTGATGGAGTCAAGAAAGCTTTTGCAATTCAAGCAGGAAGAGAACTACGTGTATTAGTTGAAAGTGATAAAATTGATGATAAAAAAGCCTTTCAATTATCTTGTGACATAACGGAAAAAATAAAAAACGAAATGACTTATCCTGGTCAAATTAAAGTGACAGTGATTAGAGAAACTAGAGCTGTACAAATAGCTAGATAA
- a CDS encoding cysteine desulfurase family protein — protein sequence MKRAYLDNAASTPIRNEVVKVMTNTLKYSLGNPSSVQHSYGREARSILEESRICVAKNIKASPSEIIFTSGGTEANNLVLRSSILDLEIRHILTSQLEHPSVLQTILDLSLRYKISVNFISIDKKGVLDFNNMEEVLKKNIYKKTLVSLMYANNEIGNLLEVEKVIFLCKKYNAYFHSDTIQVVGNFPINVKKLSFDFATASAHKFYGPKGIGFAFIRNNILKKMKPLITGGFQEYGIRSGTENIHGIAGLSEAIRLSYCNSTSHIKKIQNLKSYCISELKKIIPNIIFNGLSSHPDKSIPSILNFLYPTKKNHLLYFHLDLMGVSVSKGSSCHSNLKKKSHVIQSITDKFLLNQTMPIRISFGIFNEKKDVDLLVEALQKIRK from the coding sequence ATGAAACGAGCATATTTGGATAACGCAGCTTCTACTCCTATAAGAAACGAAGTTGTGAAAGTAATGACAAACACATTAAAATATTCATTAGGGAATCCTTCTTCAGTACAGCATAGTTATGGAAGAGAAGCTCGTTCTATTTTAGAGGAATCTAGAATTTGTGTAGCTAAAAATATTAAAGCATCTCCTTCCGAGATTATTTTTACTTCAGGAGGAACTGAAGCAAATAATCTTGTATTAAGATCTTCAATATTAGATTTAGAGATTAGACATATTTTAACTTCACAGTTAGAACATCCATCTGTCTTACAAACAATTTTAGATTTATCTCTCAGATATAAAATATCTGTAAATTTTATTTCAATTGATAAAAAAGGAGTATTAGATTTTAATAATATGGAAGAAGTATTGAAAAAAAATATATATAAAAAAACGCTTGTGAGTTTAATGTATGCTAATAATGAAATCGGAAATTTGTTAGAAGTAGAGAAAGTAATTTTTTTATGTAAAAAATATAATGCTTATTTTCATTCAGATACTATACAAGTTGTAGGAAATTTTCCTATTAACGTAAAAAAATTATCTTTTGATTTCGCTACTGCAAGTGCACACAAATTTTATGGGCCAAAAGGAATAGGTTTTGCTTTTATAAGAAATAATATTTTAAAAAAAATGAAACCTTTGATTACTGGAGGTTTTCAGGAGTATGGAATTCGTTCAGGAACAGAAAATATACATGGAATAGCGGGGTTATCAGAAGCTATACGATTATCTTATTGCAATTCTACAAGTCACATAAAAAAAATACAAAATTTAAAATCTTATTGTATTTCAGAATTGAAAAAAATAATTCCTAATATTATTTTTAATGGATTATCATCTCATCCTGATAAAAGCATTCCTTCTATATTGAATTTTTTGTATCCCACAAAAAAAAATCATTTATTATATTTTCATTTAGATTTGATGGGAGTTTCTGTTTCTAAAGGGAGTTCTTGCCATAGCAATCTTAAAAAAAAATCTCATGTGATTCAATCTATAACAGATAAATTTTTATTAAACCAAACAATGCCTATTAGAATTTCTTTTGGAATTTTTAATGAGAAAAAAGATGTAGATTTACTTGTGGAAGCTCTACAAAAAATTAGAAAATAA
- a CDS encoding uracil-DNA glycosylase, with translation MLGEKSNVNFHWKMFLKNEYHKSYFIKLLNILRIEYNHFVCFPKQENIFSCFKYCSFKKLKVVIIGQDPYYKENQADGLCFSVSDGLPFPPSLKNIFTEVNNCLNNDKKNLYPTSGSLIHWAKQGVLLLNSILTVRKDYPLSHKNIGWEFFTDQIIRTISNRKKNIVFLLWGKYAQRKISLINSFHNHYILKTSHPSPFSAHMGFFGSKHFEKTNDFLKKIGKKTILWC, from the coding sequence ATGCTAGGAGAGAAATCAAATGTGAATTTTCATTGGAAAATGTTCTTAAAAAATGAATATCATAAATCTTATTTTATCAAATTATTAAATATTCTTAGAATCGAGTATAATCATTTTGTTTGTTTTCCTAAACAAGAAAATATATTTTCTTGTTTCAAATATTGTTCTTTTAAAAAATTAAAAGTAGTTATTATAGGACAAGATCCTTATTATAAAGAAAATCAAGCTGATGGTCTTTGTTTTTCGGTTTCTGATGGGCTTCCTTTTCCTCCTTCGTTAAAAAATATATTTACAGAAGTAAATAATTGTTTAAATAATGATAAAAAAAATTTATATCCTACTAGTGGATCTTTGATTCATTGGGCGAAACAAGGAGTCCTATTGTTAAATTCAATATTAACAGTTAGAAAAGATTATCCTTTATCTCATAAAAATATAGGATGGGAATTTTTTACAGATCAAATAATACGAACTATTTCTAATAGAAAAAAAAATATTGTTTTTCTTCTGTGGGGAAAATATGCTCAAAGAAAAATATCTTTAATTAATTCTTTTCATAATCATTACATTTTAAAAACATCACATCCATCTCCTTTTTCTGCTCATATGGGATTTTTTGGATCTAAACATTTTGAAAAAACCAATGATTTTCTAAAAAAAATAGGGAAAAAAACTATTCTTTGGTGTTAG
- the lpdA gene encoding dihydrolipoyl dehydrogenase, whose translation MKNLYDLIVIGSGPGGYISAIRASQLGLRTAIIEKDQELGGTCLNVGCIPSKSLLDSSKYFSLAKNNYSSHGIFFEKLFFDFGKMMNRKNEIVRNINSGIKYLMKKNKIDLYQGIGSFKTKNILSLKDIKSLQEKKEIQFKYCIISTGSKPLGLSKLNFDIKNRIISSTEALNLTEIPKKLIIIGGGIIGLELGSVFNRLGSKVIIIENMNQIISNMDDSLSQEMRKILEKSSIQIETSLSITNIFKENHEEVSVFAKNHHNGKEVKFIGNYCLLSIGRKPYTKNLELEKIQIKIDEKGFILVDDNLQTSINNIYAIGDVIGGKMLAHKAEEEGLYVAEHIVGQKPNKLNYDLIPSIIYTYPEVSSIGKSENEIKKDKIEYNVGIFPMKILGRARTSGCTDGFLKMISHKKTDDILGVHIIGDHAADMIMEASVAMEFKSSSEDIYRICHPHPTFSEAFKEAALLNFENRSIHM comes from the coding sequence ATGAAAAATTTATATGATCTTATTGTTATTGGTTCTGGACCAGGAGGATATATATCCGCTATTAGAGCAAGCCAATTAGGCCTTCGTACTGCTATTATAGAAAAGGATCAAGAATTGGGGGGGACATGTTTAAATGTCGGTTGCATTCCTTCTAAATCTCTTTTGGATTCTTCTAAATATTTTTCATTAGCTAAAAATAATTATTCTTCACATGGAATTTTTTTTGAAAAATTATTTTTTGATTTCGGAAAAATGATGAATAGAAAAAATGAAATAGTAAGAAATATAAATAGTGGGATAAAATATTTAATGAAAAAAAATAAAATTGATTTATATCAAGGAATAGGTTCGTTTAAAACAAAAAATATTCTATCTCTAAAGGATATAAAATCGTTGCAAGAAAAAAAAGAAATACAATTTAAATATTGTATAATATCTACAGGATCTAAGCCTTTAGGTTTGTCTAAGCTCAATTTTGATATAAAAAATAGAATTATTTCATCTACAGAAGCTCTTAACTTAACAGAGATTCCAAAAAAACTAATCATAATTGGAGGGGGAATAATCGGATTAGAGTTGGGTTCTGTTTTTAATAGATTAGGAAGTAAAGTTATCATCATAGAAAACATGAATCAAATCATATCAAATATGGACGATTCTTTAAGTCAAGAAATGCGAAAAATATTAGAAAAATCTTCTATTCAAATAGAAACTTCTTTATCTATTACCAATATATTTAAAGAAAATCATGAAGAAGTATCTGTTTTTGCTAAAAATCATCATAATGGAAAAGAAGTTAAATTTATAGGAAATTATTGTCTTTTATCAATAGGAAGAAAACCATATACAAAAAACTTGGAATTAGAAAAGATCCAAATTAAAATCGATGAAAAAGGATTTATACTCGTTGATGATAATTTGCAAACTTCTATTAATAACATATATGCTATCGGAGATGTTATAGGAGGAAAAATGTTAGCACATAAAGCTGAAGAAGAAGGTCTATATGTAGCAGAACATATAGTGGGACAAAAACCGAATAAATTAAACTATGATTTAATCCCATCGATAATTTATACTTATCCTGAAGTATCTAGTATTGGGAAATCAGAAAATGAAATTAAAAAAGATAAAATAGAATATAATGTAGGTATTTTTCCTATGAAAATCTTAGGAAGAGCTCGTACTAGTGGCTGTACAGACGGTTTTTTAAAAATGATTTCTCACAAAAAAACAGATGACATATTAGGAGTTCATATAATAGGAGATCATGCTGCTGATATGATTATGGAAGCATCTGTAGCTATGGAATTTAAATCATCTTCAGAGGATATATATAGAATATGTCATCCTCATCCTACTTTTAGTGAAGCATTCAAAGAAGCAGCTCTATTAAATTTTGAAAATCGTTCTATACATATGTAA